A genome region from Solanum pennellii chromosome 12, SPENNV200 includes the following:
- the LOC107007137 gene encoding 50S ribosomal protein L13, chloroplastic-like, which yields MAVHYYCSLMFTCPSPKSLSNKTPFLGFSMAAPSSLTFSGNNRTAQIRCQDKAAYIPLDQRWMFEESEIDGPDIWNETWYPKAADHVNTDKPWYIIDASDKILGRMASTIAIHMRGKNLATYTPSVDMGAFVIVVNAEKVVVSGKKRSQKLYRRHSGRPGGMTVETFDQLQQRIPERIIEHAVRGMLPKGRLGRQLFTHLKVYKGPEHPHEAQKPVELPIRDKRIQKQR from the exons ATGGCAGTTCACTACTATTGTTCGTTAATGTTCACTTGCCCTTCACCAAAATCCTTGTCTAACAAAACCCCATTTCTGGGTTTTTCCATGGCAGCGCCGTCGTCATTAACCTTTTCCGGGAACAATCGGACCGCTCAAATTCGGTGCCAAGACAAAGCTGCATATATTCCTCTTGACCAGCGATGGATGTTTGAAGAATCTGAAATCGATGGCCCT GACATTTGGAATGAGACATGGTATCCCAAGGCTGCTGACCATGTGAACACTGATAAACCATGGTATATCATTGATGCCAGTGATAAAATTCTTGGAAGAATGGCATCAACTATAGCCATACATATGAGAGGGAAGAATTTGGCTACATACACTCCAAGTGTTGATATGGGTGCATTTGTCATAGTG GTTAATGCTGAGAAGGTTGTTGTATCTGGGAAGAAGAGGAGCCAAAAACTTTATAGGAGGCACTCCGGCAGACCAGGTGGGATGACAGTAGAGACTTTTGATCAACTGCAACAGAGAATTCCTGAAAGAATCATTGAGCATGCTGTCCGTGGCATGCTTCCCAAAGGGAGG CTTGGTAGACAACTATTTACACATCTTAAGGTGTATAAAGGTCCTGAACATCCTCATGAGGCACAGAAACCTGTTGAATTGCCCATTAGAGACAAGAGGATACAGAAGCAGCGGTGA
- the LOC107005437 gene encoding basic leucine zipper 34-like, producing MAHLPPRAPNMTQNWPDFSLHQKMENLAPSAHNLWADEFLDMSSRRGSHRRSMSDSIAFLESPMVEECRRLSSTTPGSGGTTNGHDEFERFDDEQQIMSMFNDDVHDMSCSNPSSPSDYINVNEDKKMNGPDQMMMQLKSDQNEEVESSCKTNEELATANQNASTNNNEYSSERVVDPKRIKRILANRQSAQRSRVRKLQYVSELERSVTTLQAEVSVLSPRVAFLDHQRLLLNVDNSALRQKIAALAQDKLFKDAHQEALKVEIERLRQIYYQQNMKQQMDNNNTTPLADSTSTPPEIKVQLSVN from the exons ATGGCACACTTACCACCAAGAGCGCCTAACATGACACAAAATTGGCCTGATTTTTCGCTTCATCAAAAAATGGAAAACTTAGCTCCGTCCGCTCATAATTTATGGGCGGACGAATTCCTCGACATGTCGTCGAGGCGTGGGTCCCACCGAAGATCAATGAGCGACTCCATTGCTTTTCTGGAGTCGCCCATGGTTGAAGAATGCCGGAGGCTATCCAGTACTACTCCGGGATCCGGTGGGACCACTAACGGTCACGACGAATTCGAGAGATTCGATGACGAACAACAGATCATGTCCATGTTTAACGATGACGTCCACGATATGTCGTGTTCCAACCCGTCATCACCGTCCGATTACATCAACGTTAATGAAGATAAAAAGATGAACGGCCCTGATCAAATGATGATGCAGCTTAAGAGTGATCAAAATGAGGAAGTTGAAAGCTCATGCAAGACTAATGAGGAATTAGCCACAGCTAATCAAAATGCAAGtactaataataatgaatattcTTCTGAAAGAGTTGTTGATCCCAAGAGAATCAAAAG GATATTAGCAAATAGACAATCCGCGCAAAGGTCAAGGGTGAGGAAACTACAGTACGTATCAGAGCTCGAACGTAGTGTTACCACTCTTCAA GCTGAAGTTTCTGTACTGTCACCAAGAGTTGCATTTTTGGACCATCAACGTTTATTGCTAAATGTTGACAATAGTGCCCTCAGGCAAAAAATTGCTGCTCTTGCCCAAGATAAATTGTTTAAAGATG CTCATCAAGAAGCATTGAAAGTGGAAATAGAGAGGTTGAGGCAAATTTATTACCAACAAAACATGAAGCAGCAAATGGACAACAACAACACTACACCACTTGCTGATTCCACTAGTACTCCTCCAGAGATCAAAGTACAACTTAGTGTCAATTAG